CTGGGCAAGAACATCGCGTTCCCGATCGGCTGGGACGACAACGGCCTGCCGACCGAGCGGCGCGTGCAGATCGTGCTCGGGATCCGGCCCAACCCGCGACTCACGTACGACCCGAATTGGCAGCCGCGCCGCGACAAGCCGGCCGACGCGCCGCTCGAGGACGTGTCTCCCCAGAACTTCATCGAGGCGTGCAAGCTCGTGATGAGCGACGACGAGGCGGTGTTCGAGGCGCTGTGGCGCCGGCTCGGTCTCTCGTACGACTGGACGCAGCTCTACCGGACGATCGCCGACTTCCCGCGGCGCATGGCGCAGCTCTCGTTTCTCGACCTGATCGCGAAGGGCGAGGCGTACTCGAAGTACGCGCCCACGGTGTGGGACGTCGACGACCAGACCGCGATCGCGCAGGCGGAGACTGAGGACCGCGAGCAGCCGGGCGCCTTCCACGACCTCTGCTTCGCCGTCGAGGGCGAGCGGCCGATCACGATCTCGACCACGCGGCCCGAGCTCCTGGGCGCGTGCGTGGCGGTGGTCGCGCACCCGAACGACGAGCGCTACCGCAGCTACTTCGGCAAGACCGCGCGCACGCCTCTCTTCCACGCGCGCGTGCCGATCCTGCGCGCCGAGCACGCCGACCCCGAGAAGGGCACGGGCATCCTCATGGTGTGCACGTTCGGCGACCAGGCCGACGTGGAGTTCTGGCGCACGCAGGGCCTGCCGCTGCGCCAGCTGATCGGCCCCGACGGCCGCATGCGGCGCGTCGCGTACGGCGAGTCACCCTTCGAGAGCGCCGACCCGGCGCGCGCGCGTGCGGCCTGGGCCGAGCTCGAGGGCAAGACCGTGAAGCAGGCGCGCACGAAGATCGTCGAGCTCTTGCGCGCCGACGGGTCACTCGCCGGTGAGCCGCGCCCGATCACGCACGCGGTGAAGTTCTACGAGCGCGGCTCGCGCCCGCTCGAGTTCCTGCCCACGCGCCAGTGGTTCGTGCGCCTGCTCGAGCACCGCGACGCGCTACTCGAGCAGGGGCGCAAGATCGCCTGGCACCCGAGTCACATGCGGCTGCGCTACGAGAACTGGGTGCAGGGCCTGAACCAGGACTGGTGCATCAGCCGCCAGCGCTTCTCGGGCGTGCCGTTCCCGGTCTGGTACCGGCTCGACGCGAACGGCGAGGCCGATCACGAGCGCCCGATCTACGCGCGGCCCGACGAGCTGCCGGTCGACCCGCGGCTGGCGCCGCCGGCAGGCTTCCGTGAGTCACAGCGCGGTCAGCCCGGCGGCTTCGTCGGCGACGCGGACGTGATGGACACCTGGGCCACGTCGTCGATGTCGCCGCAGATCATGAGTCACTGGACGCTCGACCCCACGCGCCACGCGAAGCTCTTCCCGATGGACATGCGGCCGCAGGCGCACGAGATCATCCGGACCTGGGCCTTCTACACGATCGTGAAGGCCTACCTGCACGAGCGCCGGATCCCGTGGAAGAACGTGGTGATCAGCGGCTGGATCCTCGACCCGGACCGCAAGAAGATGGCCAAGTCCAAGGGCAACGTGACCACGCCGGGTCACCTGTTCGACCAGTACACCACCGACGGCGTGCGCTACTGGGCGTGCCGCGCGCGGCTGGGCGTGGACACGACCCTCGACGAGCAGGTCATGAAGCTCGGCAAGCGGCTGGCCACGAAGCTCGTGAACGCGGGCCGCTTCGTGATCCAGCAGCTCGAGCGCGCCGGTGAGTCGCATCCGCCGGCCGCGATCCAGCACCCGCTCGACCTGTCGTTCGTACAGCGCCTGCGCGACGTGGTGGCGCGCGCGACCGCGTCGTTCGAGAGCTTCGAATACGCCGCCGCCATCCAGGCCACGGAAGAGGCGTTCTGGGACTTCTGCGACAACTATCTCGAGATCGTGAAGGTGCGCGCCTACGCGGAGTCGCCGAGCGCGGACCAGCGCTCGGCGCTGGCCACGCTCGAGCTCGCGCTGCGCACGTTCCTGCGCCTGTTCGCGCCGGCGCTGCCGTTCGTGACCGAAGAGGTCTGGTCGTGGCGCTTCGGCGCGCGCTCGATCCACCGCGGCCCCTGGCCAACGGCGGCCGAGCTGGCCGGAATCCCGCTCGAGCGGGCCGACGGCGCGTACGCCGCCGCGGTCGAGATCTCGACCCGCATCCGCGGCGCCAAGACCAGCGCCAAGAAGAGCCTGCGCTGGCCGGTGGCGCGGCTCGAGGTGCGCGGCGCGGAGCGCGACCTGGCGGCGCTGCGCGCGGTGCTGCCCGACGTGCTCGCGGCCGGCGTGGTCGACACCAGCGTGTGTCACCTGGCGTCGGGCGCGCCCGCCGAGGGCGCCCTGTTCGCGACCGAGGTCGTGCTGGCCGAGACCGCCGCCTAGACGCGTTCCGATCCACTGCGTGCGCCTGCGGCTCACTGCGCGCAGGCTTCGGCGCTCGCGAACCTCGTTCAGGGCGGCCTTCGCTCGCTCGCCCCCGCGATCTGCAGCACACGCTCGGCCTGCTTCAGGTGCGGCATGTCGAGCATCTGGCCGTCGAGCCCGACCGTGCCCACGCCGGGGCTGGCGCGGAACGCGGCGACCACGCGCCTGGCGTGCGCGACCTCGGCCTCGCTCGGGCTGAACGCCTGCTGGATCACCGGCACCTGGTCGGGGTGGATCGCGATCTTGCCGGTGAAGCCGTCCATGCGCGCGCGCGCGCAAGTCTTCTCGAGCCCCGCCGAATCGCGGAAGTCGGGATACACGGTGTCGACGGGCTGCACGCCCGCCGCCACCGCGCCCGCCAGACACAGCGCACGCGCGAGCTGGTACACGAACGCGAGCTCGCCGTCGGGCCCGCGGTTGGTGCTGGCGCCCAGCGCGGCGGGCAGGTCCTCGGCGCCCCAGGTGAGTCCGGCGAGCCGCGCAGTCACTCCGGCGTAGCTGCCGAGCGAGAACACCGCGGCCGCGGTCTCGGTCGCGACCGGCACGATGCGCGTGCGCCCCGGCCGGATGCCCTCGCGCGCCTCGAGCGCGTCGAGATAGTGCGCCAGCGTCGCCACCTGCGCGCCCGAGTCGGTCTTGGGCACGACGATGCCGTCCGGCGCGCCCGGCATCACACCAGCCAGGTCGGCGAGCGCGTCTGCGGACGCGAGCGGATTGATGCGCACCCAGAGCTCCGAGCGCCGCGCGCCCGAGTCGGCCGCGCGCGCCGCGAGATACTCGCGCACCAGGCCGCGCGCCGCGGGCCGCCGCTCGGCCGCGACCGCGTCCTCGAGGTCGAGGATCAGCACGTCCGACCCGATCGCCTCGGCCTTGGCGAGCTTGCGCTCGCTGTCACCGGGCACGAACAGCCACGCTCGGGCAGTCATCCGGTCAGCCTACCTCAGGCTATGGCTCGCTGCAGGTGCCCGCGACCGCGCGCACGTCCGAGCCTTGTTCGACCACCATGTGCGCGGCCGAGGCGATGCACACGGGTCGCATCACACCGGGCCGTTCCGGGGCGAAGGGACACACCAGAAGGTCGGCGTAGAGCCGCCGCCCGGCGCGATCCGGTCGGCGAGACACTCGGGCTCGACGGGCGCCGGGTCGTCGGGAAACACGCCGAGCATGCGATGCGTGCCGACGACCCAGATGCGCCGCCCCGGGTTCCCGTTGCCGAGCGCGAGCCGGCCGTGCACGCTGAAACACGCGTCTGCCCGATCGGGATGCTTGGCGCACCCGGGCCACGGGGTGGATTCGTCGCCCCCGTATGACGCGGCCAGCAACACGAGCAACAGTGTCCGGGCCATCCGACGCTGAGTCTAGCGCTCGGATAGACTGCGGCCCGAGGGTCGCATGGCCACCCTGGCCATGCCCCGAGGGAGGCTTCGCATGTCCGAGCTCGCGCTGCGCAACGGCATCTTTCTCGCCCCGTTCCATCCCGTCGACGAGGACCCGACGCTCGCGCTGCGGCGCGATCTGGAGCTGGTCGAGTTTCTCGACCGC
This genomic stretch from Myxococcota bacterium harbors:
- a CDS encoding CoA ester lyase, with the protein product MTARAWLFVPGDSERKLAKAEAIGSDVLILDLEDAVAAERRPAARGLVREYLAARAADSGARRSELWVRINPLASADALADLAGVMPGAPDGIVVPKTDSGAQVATLAHYLDALEAREGIRPGRTRIVPVATETAAAVFSLGSYAGVTARLAGLTWGAEDLPAALGASTNRGPDGELAFVYQLARALCLAGAVAAGVQPVDTVYPDFRDSAGLEKTCARARMDGFTGKIAIHPDQVPVIQQAFSPSEAEVAHARRVVAAFRASPGVGTVGLDGQMLDMPHLKQAERVLQIAGASERRPP
- the valS gene encoding valine--tRNA ligase, with translation MSEIPESYVPEEAERRWAERWERDGVYRWDPNRPRSETFVVDTPPPTVSGKLHIGHVFSYVHADAITRYQRMLGKNIAFPIGWDDNGLPTERRVQIVLGIRPNPRLTYDPNWQPRRDKPADAPLEDVSPQNFIEACKLVMSDDEAVFEALWRRLGLSYDWTQLYRTIADFPRRMAQLSFLDLIAKGEAYSKYAPTVWDVDDQTAIAQAETEDREQPGAFHDLCFAVEGERPITISTTRPELLGACVAVVAHPNDERYRSYFGKTARTPLFHARVPILRAEHADPEKGTGILMVCTFGDQADVEFWRTQGLPLRQLIGPDGRMRRVAYGESPFESADPARARAAWAELEGKTVKQARTKIVELLRADGSLAGEPRPITHAVKFYERGSRPLEFLPTRQWFVRLLEHRDALLEQGRKIAWHPSHMRLRYENWVQGLNQDWCISRQRFSGVPFPVWYRLDANGEADHERPIYARPDELPVDPRLAPPAGFRESQRGQPGGFVGDADVMDTWATSSMSPQIMSHWTLDPTRHAKLFPMDMRPQAHEIIRTWAFYTIVKAYLHERRIPWKNVVISGWILDPDRKKMAKSKGNVTTPGHLFDQYTTDGVRYWACRARLGVDTTLDEQVMKLGKRLATKLVNAGRFVIQQLERAGESHPPAAIQHPLDLSFVQRLRDVVARATASFESFEYAAAIQATEEAFWDFCDNYLEIVKVRAYAESPSADQRSALATLELALRTFLRLFAPALPFVTEEVWSWRFGARSIHRGPWPTAAELAGIPLERADGAYAAAVEISTRIRGAKTSAKKSLRWPVARLEVRGAERDLAALRAVLPDVLAAGVVDTSVCHLASGAPAEGALFATEVVLAETAA